The genomic window CACCAGCTTGATGGCGGGGAAGGCCGCCAGGCCCAGCACGATGGCCGCCTCGGCGAACAGCGCCAGGGAGAGAAGGAACTGCAGCGGAGTCAGGATCCTGCGCTTCCAGACCTGCTCTGCCATGGGGACTCCGGGGGTTGGATGTATCGTGCCATCCCCGGGGCCGCCCTGTCAGCCGCTCAGATCACGTAGGCGGCGCCGCCCCCGGCCTTGACCCGCTCGGCCAGGTCGGCCAGCGTGTGCCGGCGCAGGGAGGCCTCCATGGCCGCGGCCAGTTCGCACCACACGTCCCGGGTCACGCAGTCCGCGGCGCGCCCGCACAGCTCGGGGTCCAGGGTGCAGTCGGCTGCGCTGATGCGGCCCTCCAGGGCCTCCACCACGTCCAGGGGCGTGATGCTCCGGGGCTCCCGCGCCAGCTCCAGGCCGCCGTTGGGGCCGCGCACGGCCGTCACCAGGCCCGCGGCCTTCAGGCCCCCCACCAGCACGTGGATGTACTTGCCCGGGAGCTGCTGGTTCTGGGCGATGGTGGTCACCAGGACCGGGCCGGACCCGTGGTGCACGGCCAGCTCGACCATGATCCGCAGCCCGTACCGCCCCCTGGTGGAAACCTTCATCGCCCGCCTCCAGGTCCCAGTATAGGGGGAGAACGTAATTCTTCCTATTGTCCATGGATAAACTTGACAATTAATTCCGGATCCCCCATTCTTGGGTTCCGAAGGTCCCCCAACCCCGAAAGGAGAGTCCCATGCCCCGTCCCAATCGCGTGGATTACGCCTACCAGCTCATCGGCAACACCCCCGTGGTCCGCCTGAACCGCATCGCGGAAAAGGGCAGCGCCACCATCTACCTCAAGCTCGAGAGCGCCAACCCCGGCGGCAGCGTCAAGGACCGCATCGCGCTCAGCATGATCGAGGACGCCGAGCGTTCCGGGGCCCTCAAGCCCGGCCAGGAGATCCTCGAGGCCACCAGCGGCAACACCGGCGTGGGTCTGGCCTTCGTGGCCGCCGCCAAGGGCTACCCCATCACCCTGATCATGCCCGAGACCATGACCCTGGAGCGCCGGGCCATCCTCAAGGCCTACGGGGCCAACCTCATCCTGACCCCCGGCCCCCTGGGCATGAAGGGCGCCGTGGACAAGGCCGAGGAGCTGGCGGCAGCCGACCCCAAGTACTGGGTGGTGCGCCAGTTCGACAACCCCGCCAACCCCGAGGTCCACCGCCGCACCACCGCCGAGGAAATCCTCGAGCAGGTGCCCGAGCTGGACGCCTTCGTGGCCGGCATCGGCACCGGGGGCACCATCACCGGCGTGGGCGAGATCCTGGCGAAGCGCAAGCCCGGCACCCTCGTGGTGGCCGTGGAGCCCGTGGACTCCCCGCTCCTCACCCAGGGCAAGGCCGGCCCCCACAAGCTCCAGGGCCTGGGCGCCAACTTCGTCCCGAAGATCCTCAACCGCGAGGCCTTCCAGCGCGTGGAGGACGTGGGCTACGACGACGCCATCGCCATCGCCCGCCGCCTCACCCGCGAGGAGGGGATCTTCACGGGCATCAGCACCGGGGCCATCGTCTTCACGGCCCTGAAGGTGGCCAGGGAACTGGGCGCGGGCAAGACCGTGGTCGCCGTCGTTTGCGACACCGGCGAGCGCTACCTCACCCACCCGCTCTTCTCCGAGGCGTAGAAAAAGGGTTCTTCACGGATTTGAGGGGTGGCGCCGACCCACACTCACTTTAGCTTGGTGCTGACGAGGAGGCCGGGTCCGGTCGATAGGGGCCGTTCTGAGCCCGTCATCCAGGTAAGTTGAAACGAAAAGCTTATCGCCGAGGCGCCGAGGGGCCGAGGTTCGCCGAGAAAAGATCTTCTTTTTATTCCTCGGCGATCCTCGGCTCCTCGGCGCCTCGGCGATAGGCCCTTCGATCGAGATTGCCGGATTCATCGGGTAACAGGTCGGCAGCAGTGGACTTCAGGCATCTTGGAGTTGTCGAGAAACCAGGATGAGAGGAGGCCGCTGCTGCCTACCAAGGAGCTTATTGCCCGTTTGGGCGGATGGAAAGGGCATCGCGTCGGAACCGTGGAAAGGTTCGAACCGGGGGAGAAGGGTACCCGCGCCCAGGTCTGGATCGAGTTGCTCGGCTTCGGTGTCCACCCTCGGACCTGCAGCGGCTGCCAGCGCAAGGTTTCAGCGGTGCACGACTGGTCCCAGCGAGAGATCCGGGACCTGCCCGTGTTCGACGCGGATACCGTGTTGGTGGTCTGGCGTGTCCGGGTGGCCTGCCCTGCCTGCGGACCCAAGCTGGAGGCCCTGGACTGGCTGGAACCCTATGCACGGGTCACCAACCGCATGGCCGAGAGTGTGGCCCGCATGTGCAAGGTCATGCCCATCAAGCGGGTTGCCGAGCATTATGGCCTCCACTGGGGCACAGTGAAGGACATCGACAAGGCCTATCTGGAGCGCACGCTGGAGCCAGCCAGACCAGGCAAGGTCCGGCTGCTCATGATGGACGAGTTCGCCCTCCATAAGGGGCAGAGCTACGCCACGGTGTTCGCCGATACCGAAACCCGCCAAGTGCTTTGGGTGGGCAAAGGCCGGGGCAAGGCGGATATCAGGCCCTTCTTCGAATGGCTCGGCAAGCGGCGGTGCCGCAAGGTCGCGGCGGTGGCCATGGACATGTCCCCCACTTTCGAAGCGGAAGTCCGCCAACACTGCCCCAATGCCGAGATCGTCCTGGACCAGTTCCATGTCCTGGCCAATTTCGGAAAGCAGGTGCTCGACCGAATCCGGGTCAACGAGGCCAATCGGTGCCGGGACGACAAGGCCGCCCGGGAACTCATCAAGGGGGCCAAGTGGCTCCTGCTGGGCAACTGGGAGAACCTGCCCAACCGGGAGAGCAAGACCAGGCTCAACGCGCTCCTGGAGGCGAACCAAGCCCTCATGACGGCCTACGTCATGAAGGACGCCCTTAAGGCCCTGTGGGGCTTTAATAGTCAGTAAATCGGGTTCGCGGAACCCAGGCCTTCGGCTGGGTCGGTGCGATGACGCGCAACCCGATTTACGGTCTTGAACAAGCCCGGAGCGGCAGGGGCCGGCGCGACTGGGCTGCTATGGGCAAATCGAGCTTGGCAGGCCGCCTGAGGATGGTGGAAACGCCTTGGCCATCGTCTCCCTGACCTTCGATTTCACGCTCTGTTCTGGCCGCGATGGTTCCGCTCCTGTCCATGAGCAGACCCTCTCCAGCCCACCGTGGTGGCAGGTTGCGGCGCGAGAAAGCCTGGTCGTTGTGGGGACGGTCAGCATGGGGCGTCAACTTCGGGAGGTGCCCGGGGGGCGGTGGGATCCAGGCGGACCCGGTGGAGCATGCCGCCGCAGACAGGGCAGGCGCGCATCTCTTGCTCCAGCCATGTCACCGGGGATGGAGTTGCCTTGACCTTGGTCTCGCCCAGGGCCTGCCGGGCCTGGTCCAACAGACCTCCGGGCTGGGCGGCGGCGTAGAGGCCGGCGTGGCGGATTTTTCGGAAGCCCGGGGGGAGGACGTGCTGGACCAGGCGGTGGAGGAATTCCGGCGGCTCCAGGGTCGCGGTGAGGCCGTGCTTGGTGCGAAAGGTCACCTGGTCGTCCGTGACATCCACCAACCGGGAATTGGCGATGCCCACCCGGTGGGTATAGCGCCCGAGGTAATGGAGCACGTGGCCGGACTTGCGGAACGGCTTCTTGACGTAGGCGATCCAGCGCTTCTCTTTCACCTGTGCGATCAACTGGGCGTAGGCGGCCACGGTACGTTCCGGGAACTTGCCCCCATCCCGGGCGGCCCCCAGGGCGGCCAGGACCTTGCCGCGGAACACGTCGCCCAGCATCTTCAGGGGAAACAGGTAGCGGTGCTTGAGCCGGATGAAACGGCCGCCATCCAGGCTCAGGCCGCCGGTGCTGACCAGCGCGTGGACATGGGGGTGGAAGGCCAGTTCCCGGGTCCAGGTATGCAGGATCAGAGTCAGGCCAAAGGTCAGGCCCTTGCGGGTCCTGCCCAGCTCCAGAAGCGTATCGGCCACGGCGCGCAGCATGGCTTGGTAGACCTCGGCCGGGTGGAGCCGGGCCAGAGCCCGCAGTTCAGCCGGCAGGGTGAACACCACGTGGAAGTGGCCAATGGCCAGGATCCGTCGACTGCGCGCGGCGATCCACTTCTCCTGGGCCAGGGCCTGGCACTTCGGGCAGTGCCGGTCCCGGCAGGAGTTGTAGGCGATCCGCTCATAGTCGCCGTGCTCGCAGACCAGCTTGTGGCCGCCGAGGGCGGCGGTGCGGCAACGACTGATCGCGGTCAGCACCTTCTTCTGTCCCGGGGCAAGGCGATGCCTGGCCTCCAGGGCGGGGCGGTGCCTGCGGACGATCTCGCCGATGTCGAACCGGGGCCGGGGCCCCACGCCTCAATCCGGCAGGTCTTCCAACGGGCTGCGGATGGCAGCAACCTGGCTTGGTGCGACCTGGGTGTAGATCTGAGTGGACCGGATGCTGCCGTGGCCCAGGACAACCTGGATCCGGCGCAGGTCCTCCCCGTTCTCCAGCAGATGGGTGGCGAAGGCGTGGCGGAGCATGTGCGGACCCACGATCTTGCCGATGCCGGAGGCGGCTGCCGCGCACAACAGGGCCCGGCGCGCCGTCTCAGGGCAGATGGGGTTGCCCAACTTGGAGGCGAACAACCAGGGCTTCGGCGGCTGCTCGTGCTTGTAGTAGGTCCGCAGCAACCCGTAGAGCTTGCCGTCCATGGGCACCATCCGCTCCTTGCCACCCTTGCCATGGCGGACATGGATGACCTTCTGCATGGCATCAATATCACGGGTTTCCAGCAGGCTGGCCTCATTGATACGCAAGCCGGTGGCATAGATCAGGGTGAAGAACATGCGGTACTTGGCGGTCGTGAACCCGTCCAGGAGCCGCTGGATCTCAGGCCGGCCGAGGATCGAGGGCAGGTGCGCCTTGGCCTTGGGGATGGTGATCCAGGCCACCTTCTCCGGCTGGCCCAGTGTCCTTGAATAGAGAAATTTCAGGGCCGAGTAATGCTGCCCAAGCCGGGACGCCCCGACCGCCTGGCCGCGGAGATGGTCAACCCAGCGCCGAATCGCCTCCTGGCTCGCATCCGGCAGGTCCTGGCCGAGGAACTCCTCGAAACGCCGGGCCGAAGCGACATACAACTCGATGGTTCTTTCCGCCCGGCCCGCCATTCGGAGATCGCCGGAAAATCTGGACAGAGATACACTATCTGCACGCATGCAGTTCCTCCTTGGTTATGGGGACGGTGCTGACACACCGCCATAACCAAGGAGCCTGCTTTTATATACTTCCGCAAGTCCCCCGGTGAGCGACCGGACTGGACGGGCGTTTTTCACCCTGCCGCGAAGCGGCTTCGTTCAAGCGAGAGGGCTGGGCCCGGAAGGCCTGGGAGAACTGGCTGGCCATGGCCACCTCAAGCGGCCTGCCGCCTTTGGTACGTTTTGCGAAAAACCTGGCCAAGCGGATCGAGGACATCCTCTCGCACTGCCGGTGGCACCTGAACACCAGCATCCTGGAGGGGATCAACAACAAGATCAAGGTCCTGAAGCGGATCGCCTATGGGTACCGGGATGAGGCCTACTTCTTCCTCAAGATCCGTGCGGCCTTCCCCGGAAATCCGTGAAGAACCGAAAAAAGGGCCGCGAAAGCGGCCCCTTTTTCCGTACCGTCCCATCGATCAGGAAGCCATCCTCGGCCGTCCCTTGCCGAAGGCGTAGCCCCCGGCCAGGACGATGGTGTAGATGCCCAGCACGAAGGTGAACGCGAAGAACTTCCACATGCCGCCCATGGTGGTGAAGGCCAGGTAGAGGCGGTAGGAGAAGAGGGCCGTGAGGGCCTGGCAGGCCAGGACCATGCCCAGGGCCGGCAGCCGGTCGAATTCCAGCCGGAAGAAGAGCACCGGCAGGGCCCACAGCGCCATGGCCCCGATGAGGGGATACCACAGGTTGTTCCACACGGCGTAGAAGATGCCCTTGCGGGCCGCGATGTCCACCAGGAAGTCGCTGTTCCACTGCAGGAGCAGGATGAAGCCGATGCCCATGGCCGCGAGCACCGCCACCCAGTCGAAGAGCTCCTGGACGGTGGCGTCCACCCGGATGGCCGTGTCGATCTTGTGGCCCCGGGTCTCCTTGATGAAGAGGGCGCCCACCACGAGGGTCAGCAGGGCGATGCCGATGGGATAGATGAGCCCCGCGTAGATGGCGCCGCTGCCGAAGGCCTCCTTGGCCATGGCCGAGGCGGTCAGCGCCGTGGCGATCAGGGGCAGGAAGCCGCCGAACCAGCCGTTGCCCAGGTGGTAGGGCAGGGACATGGACGTGTAGCGGACGTTGGTGGGGAACAGCTCCACCAGGAAGGCGGCGATGGGGCCGTAGACCATGGTCACGTAGATGATCTGGATGAACACCAGGCCCATGAGCATGACCAGGTTGAAGGCGGGAATGGCGGCGAGCTCGACCACCTTCTGGCCCGGCTGAAGGGCCGGCACGAAGTACCGCATGGCCATGTAGATGGGCACGTAGGTGAGGGCGGCCAGCAGGCAGCCCCAGAGCATCACCTTCTTGCGGCCCACCTTGTCGGACAAGTGCCCGAAGAACAGGAACAGCGGCGCGCCGAAGAGCAGGGCCACCGAGATGATGAGGTAGGCGGGGAGCCAGTGCACCTTGAGGACGGCCTGGAGGAACGTGAGGGCGTAGAACTGGCCGGTGTACCACACCACGCCCTGGCCCGCGGTGGCGCCGAAGAGGGCGAGAAGCACGTAGCGCAGGTTCACGGGGTTGGTGAAGCTCTCCTTCAGGGGGTTCTTGGAGACGGAACCGGCCTTCTTGAGCTTGGCGAACAGGGGGCTCTCCTGCATCTTCACCCGGATGTAGAGGCTGACGGCCAGCAGGATGAAGGAGAGGAGGAAGGGGATGCGCCAGCCGGAGATGAGGTGGCCGGTGCCGTTCTTGAAGCCCTCCTCCCCCATGATCCAGCGGGTCGCGCCGATGATGGCCATGCTGGCGAAGAAGCCCAGGGTGGCGGTGGTCTGGATGTAGCTGGTGTAGTAGCCGCGCCGCGCGTCGGGGACGTGCTCGGCCACGTAGGTGGCCGCGCCGCCGTACTCCCCGCCCAGGGCCAGGCCCTGGAGGAGGCGCAGCAGGACGAGGATGATGGTGGCCCAGATGCCGATGTGCTCATAGGTGGGCAGGAGCCCCACCAGGGCCGTGGAGAGGCCCATGGTGGCCATGGTCACCAGGAAGGTGTACTTCCGCCCGATGAGGTCGCCGATGTGGCCGAACACCAGGGCGCCCAGGGGCCGCACGCCGAAGCCCGCGCCGAAGGTCGCCAGACTGGCCAGGAGCTGGGCCGTCTCGTTCTGGGCGGGGAAGAACTTGCCCCCGAAGAAGACGGCGAGGCTTCCGTAGAGGTAGAAGTCGTACCACTCGAAGAGGGTTCCGAGGGACGATGCCGTGATCACCCTTCGCAGGGTGGCCTTGTCCGTGAAGACCTCTGGGGCGTCCAAACTGGCGGCGGCCTGTTCACTCATGCGCGACTCCTCAGGGAAGTGAACGTTAAATCCCTCCAGCCCGGGATTGGGTTTGGAGGGAGCGGTGGTCGGAAACACAATAAGAACTTGATGGCGCCGCTGAGAATAAGTCTGGTTTCAACCAAAGGAAAGAAAATATTTTGGGAACTTCTAATCCAAGCCCAGATCGCCGAGCCGGTCCTCCCCGATCCCGAACCGGTGGGCCACCTCGTGGAGCACCGTCCGGGCCACCTCTAGTTCTAAGTCAAGGATGTTATCGGCTTCCTCGAGATGGGGGAGGCGGTAGACGGTAATCCTGGCGGGGAGCTCACCGGACCCCGGCATCTCTTCATCCAGGGCAGGCCCGGTGAAAAGTCCGAGGAGGGTCTCCTCCTCCGGAATGCCCATGGCCTCCCGGAGTTCCAGGGAAGGTTCATCCTCCACCACCACCGGGAGGCCTTCGAGATAGGGCTTGAACTCCTCGGGGATGAGCTCGAGGGCCCTGGCCACCACATGCTCGAACCGCCGGCGGGTCATCTGCATGATTCCAGTGTACGCCCGATGGACACGGACTGTCGCGCGGGAGCCCCCATCCTGGAGGCGAGGTGTCCCCATGTTCCCGTCCCCCGCATACCCCCGTCGCGATCCCTGGCGCGAACTCCAGGCGCGGTTCGGCCAGGGCCCCTGGGTGCTCTACCTGGCCGGCCCCCTGCGGGGCGACGGCTCCCCCGAGGCCATCCGCCGCAACCAGGTGCGCATGCTGGCCCGGGCCCGGCTGGTGCAGGACCTCCTGCCTTCGGCCGTCCTGGTGGTCCCCCACGCCAACTTCGCCTTCGTGGACGAATCGGGACCGGGGGGCCTGGGCGTGCGCGCCCGGGTGCTGGACGCCTGCGAGGCGCTGCTCCTGCGATGCGACGCCCTGGTTCTCTGCGGCGGAGAACTCACCGCGGGCATGGCCAGGGAGAAGGCTGCCGCTGAAAAGGCCGGTCTGCCGGTGCTCGTCCTGCCGGAGACGCCGGCCCTGGAGCGGCTGCAGGCCGGCTAGCGCCGCGTCCCGGAGCGTTCCGTCCTGGTTTTAATTGCAGGCAGGTGCCTAATGCTGCACCAGGCGGCGGGCGGCCCCGTTCCGGCGGCGCCCCCGCGCCGCTGGGCGGCGGCGCAGAACCCGGGCCCCCCGGACCGCACCCTGGGGTGTACCTGGAGGCGCCATGCCCAAGAATCCCCACCTGCCCGCCCTTGCGGCCCTGGCGTTGTCCCTGGGGTGCGCGGCGGGCCTGACCAGCACCGAGTCCACCGCGGGCACCACGGCCACCTACTACCAGAGCGGAGGCTCGGCCTCCTACGCCTGGCAGGCCATCTCGGCCACGGGCGCCGACCAGTCCGCGGTGTGCGTGGCCAACGCGGGCACCTTCACCCTCTCCAATTCCACCGTGACCACGTCCGGGGACACCTCGTCCTCCTCGGCCAGCCTCGCCAGCGGACTGGACGCGGCGGTGCTGGTGAAGTCCGCCAGTGTGGTGAGCCTGGTGAACTGTTCCGTGACCACCACCGGCGCCGGAGCCACCGGCGTGTTCGCCACCGGGTCCGGCACCACCGCCGGCATGTCCGGAGGCAGCATCCAGTGCTCGGACCAGTGGGCCCACGGCGCGGCCGCGGCCTCGGGGGCGGCCCTGACCCTCTCGGGCGTCACCGTCGCCACCGGCGGTGCGGACGCCGCGGCGGTGGCCTGCGGCTCGGGCACCCTGCTGGCCACCAGCTGCACGGTGTCGGCCACGGGGGTGGATTCCCCCGCCCTCCACAGCGCGGGGACCACCACGGTCACCGGCGGCACCTACACGGCGAGCGGGGCGGAGGCCGCCGTCGTGGAGGGGGGCGGCACCCTGACCGCCACCGGGGCCGGCTTCACCACCACAGCCACGGGCAAGCGGGGCGTGCTCATGTTCCAGAGCGGCACCGGCACCGCCTCGGGCACCTTCACCCAGTCGGGCGGCTCGCTCACCGCCACCGCGGGCCCGCTCTTCCTGGTCACCAACGTCACCGGGGCCATCAACCTCACGGGGGTCAGCGCCACGGCCGCCTCCGGCGTCCTGGTGGAGGCGGGCGGCACCTCCGCCTGGGGCACCTCGGGCAGCAACGGGGGCGTGGCGAACCTCACCGCCAGCGCCCAGGCCCTGACGGGCAACCTCGTCACCGACGATGCCTACAGTTCCATCCGCGCGACCCTCCACAACGGTTCCACCCTCACCGGCACCATCAACCGGGCGGCCTTGACCCTGGACGCGTCCAGCACCTGGACCGTCACCGGGACCTCGTACCTCACCACCCTCTCCGACGCCGCCGGCCTTGGCGGCTCCACCTTCACCAACATCGTCGGCAACGGCCACGACGTCTACTACGACGCCGCCCTGGCCGCCAACAGCTACCTGGCCTCGGGCACCTACGCCCTCACCGGCGGGGGCCAGCTCCTGCCGCAGTGAGCCCGGTCACCCCGGGCGTCGCGCCAGCACCACGGCCCGCCTGAAATCCAGCCACAGGTGAGGCGTGGGCGCCTCCCGGGCGGCGGCTTCCAGGCGCCGCTCCAGCAGCCCCGGTTCCCACCGGTGGCGCAGGTAGGCCCAGGCCAGGGGCAGGAAGACCTCCTGGATGCACAGCAGGGCGTCCTCCCCGTGCAGCGCCGAACCGTAGTTGCGCAGCTCGGTCTCCGCCAGCCCCAGGCGCTCCAGGTGGTGGGCGATCTTCAGGCCCACCGAGAGGTCGGAACCCCGCGCCTCCACCACGTCCAGCAACCGGTCCATGAGGAAGTCGAGGTTCGGGCACGGGGGGTGGATGTCGCTGAACCGCCGGGCCTGCTGAACGGGCTCGAAGCAGGCGATCCAGCCGCCCGGTTTCAGGGTGCGGGCGAGGCGGGGGAGCACCTCCCCCAGCTCCCGCACGTGGGCGAGGGTGACGGACGTGAACACCAGGTCGAAGGCCCGCTCCGGCAGGTCCAGCGCCCGCAGGTCCTGGAGCAGGAACGACGCGCGGGGGACCCCGGGCAGGTCCAGGCGCTTGCGGGCCAGGGCCAGGAGTTCCCCGGAGCGGTCCAGGCAGGTGATGCTCCCCTCCGGGACCCGCGCCGCGAGCCGCAGCGACCAGAACCCCGTGCCGGAGCCCAGGTCGAGGATGGCCCCGTCCGGGGCCGTGGGTGGCAGCTGGTCCAGGGGGCGGGCCTTCTCGAACAGCAGGTTCTGGGCTTCCAGGCGGGCCACCTCCCCGCCGTCGCTGTCCCGCTGCACCCGCTCGAAGGCGTAGGGCACGGGGGAATCGGGAGACAGGTGGCCACCGGCCAAAGCCGAAGGCAGGCCCTGCGACGATGCAAAGTCCATATAAGTCTCTTTAAAATTAATACTTAGTTAAAAAGTCCGGGCCCTTCCCGGGATGCCTCAGGATGGCACCCCGGGAGGATCCCGTCCAGGGGACGATTCATGCCGGCCAGGCCCCGTCCGCCACGTCGATGTCGGCGTCCGTGCGCTCCCGGATCCAGTCCGGGGGATAGGGCCCCAGGCACTCCCGCAGCAGGAACCGTCCGTCCCGCACCTCGAACAGGCCCAGGTCCGTGACCACCAGGTCCACCTCCCGGGCGGCGGTCAGCGGCAGGGAGCAGCGCCGGCGCAGGCGGCTGGCGCCGGTGGGCTCGAAGTGCAGGGTGGCGGCGATGACCTTGCGGGCGCCGGTGGTGAGGTCCATGGCCCCCCCCATGCCGGGCACCATCTTCCCGGGCACCTTGTAGTTGGCCAGGTTTCCCTCCTGGTCGACCTCCAGCACGCCCAGCACGGTGTAGTCCACGTGGCCGCCCCGGATGATGCCGAAGCTCGCCGCGGAGTCGAAGAAGCACCCCCCGGGCTGCACGGTGATGGGCGCTCCGCCGGCGTTCACCATGTCCCGGTCCTCCTGTCCGGGCGGGGGCGCCGGGCCCAGGCCCATGAGCCCGTTCTCGGACTGGAGGATGATGGAGACCCCCGCGGGCAGGTGGTTCACCACCAGCGTGGGCAGGCCGATGCCCAGGTTGACCACGTCGCCCGAGCGGAAGATCCGGGCGATGCGCCTGGCGATGACGTCCTTGTCGGGAACGTAGTCCATTCACATCTCCAGGCGTTCGGCCATGACGAGGAAGTCCACGAAGATCGAGGGCGTGTGCACGTGGTTGGGGTCGAGGGCGCCGATGTCCACCAGCTCCTCCACCTCGGCGATGACCAGGTCCGCCGCGGTGGCCATCATGGGATTGAAGTTGCGCGCGGTGCCCGCGTAGGCGAGGTTGCCGGCGCGGTCCCCCACCTTGGCCTTGATGATGGCCACGTCCGCCCGCAGGGGGAGCTCCAGCAGGAAGGCCCTTTCCCCGACGGTGATCACCTGCTTGCCGTCGGCCACTTCGGTGCCGATGCCCGTGGGGGTGAGGAAGCCCCCGAGCCCCGCGCCCCCGGCCCGGATGCGCTCGGCCAGGGTGCCCTGGGGCACCAGGTCCACCACCGTCTCCCCGGCGTTCATCTGGCGCTGGGTCTCCTGGTTCAGGCCGATGTGGCTGGCGATGATGCGCCGGAAGGCGCGGTCCTGGACGAGGTGGCCGATGCCGGTGACCCGGCCCGACTTCAGGTCGTGCATGGCCGTGTCGGTGCTGATGAGGGTCAGGTCCTTCAGGTTCCTCGCCCGCAGCGCGTGGATGAGCGTCTGCGGCGCCCCGCACCCCATGAAGCCCCCGGACATGAGCACCTGGCCGTCCCGGATCTTCGAAGCTGCCTCGGCTGGGGAGAGGATGGGCTTGTCGAACACGCGTAAGAGACTAGCGCGTCCGGGGGAAAAGCACCTGGTTTTCCAGGTAGAGATGTTTCTGGAGCCGGCCCGAGAGGTGCTTGATGCACTCGTGGAGCCGGATCTCGGGGCCTCCGGGGGAGGAGGTGGCGGCCAGGGCCGACGCCAGGCCCCGGATGCTGC from Geothrix sp. 21YS21S-2 includes these protein-coding regions:
- a CDS encoding Rrf2 family transcriptional regulator, whose product is MKVSTRGRYGLRIMVELAVHHGSGPVLVTTIAQNQQLPGKYIHVLVGGLKAAGLVTAVRGPNGGLELAREPRSITPLDVVEALEGRISAADCTLDPELCGRAADCVTRDVWCELAAAMEASLRRHTLADLAERVKAGGGAAYVI
- the cysK gene encoding cysteine synthase A, which codes for MPRPNRVDYAYQLIGNTPVVRLNRIAEKGSATIYLKLESANPGGSVKDRIALSMIEDAERSGALKPGQEILEATSGNTGVGLAFVAAAKGYPITLIMPETMTLERRAILKAYGANLILTPGPLGMKGAVDKAEELAAADPKYWVVRQFDNPANPEVHRRTTAEEILEQVPELDAFVAGIGTGGTITGVGEILAKRKPGTLVVAVEPVDSPLLTQGKAGPHKLQGLGANFVPKILNREAFQRVEDVGYDDAIAIARRLTREEGIFTGISTGAIVFTALKVARELGAGKTVVAVVCDTGERYLTHPLFSEA
- a CDS encoding ISL3 family transposase, yielding MERFEPGEKGTRAQVWIELLGFGVHPRTCSGCQRKVSAVHDWSQREIRDLPVFDADTVLVVWRVRVACPACGPKLEALDWLEPYARVTNRMAESVARMCKVMPIKRVAEHYGLHWGTVKDIDKAYLERTLEPARPGKVRLLMMDEFALHKGQSYATVFADTETRQVLWVGKGRGKADIRPFFEWLGKRRCRKVAAVAMDMSPTFEAEVRQHCPNAEIVLDQFHVLANFGKQVLDRIRVNEANRCRDDKAARELIKGAKWLLLGNWENLPNRESKTRLNALLEANQALMTAYVMKDALKALWGFNSQ
- a CDS encoding IS91 family transposase → MGPRPRFDIGEIVRRHRPALEARHRLAPGQKKVLTAISRCRTAALGGHKLVCEHGDYERIAYNSCRDRHCPKCQALAQEKWIAARSRRILAIGHFHVVFTLPAELRALARLHPAEVYQAMLRAVADTLLELGRTRKGLTFGLTLILHTWTRELAFHPHVHALVSTGGLSLDGGRFIRLKHRYLFPLKMLGDVFRGKVLAALGAARDGGKFPERTVAAYAQLIAQVKEKRWIAYVKKPFRKSGHVLHYLGRYTHRVGIANSRLVDVTDDQVTFRTKHGLTATLEPPEFLHRLVQHVLPPGFRKIRHAGLYAAAQPGGLLDQARQALGETKVKATPSPVTWLEQEMRACPVCGGMLHRVRLDPTAPRAPPEVDAPC
- a CDS encoding tyrosine-type recombinase/integrase, which codes for MRADSVSLSRFSGDLRMAGRAERTIELYVASARRFEEFLGQDLPDASQEAIRRWVDHLRGQAVGASRLGQHYSALKFLYSRTLGQPEKVAWITIPKAKAHLPSILGRPEIQRLLDGFTTAKYRMFFTLIYATGLRINEASLLETRDIDAMQKVIHVRHGKGGKERMVPMDGKLYGLLRTYYKHEQPPKPWLFASKLGNPICPETARRALLCAAAASGIGKIVGPHMLRHAFATHLLENGEDLRRIQVVLGHGSIRSTQIYTQVAPSQVAAIRSPLEDLPD
- a CDS encoding MFS transporter; amino-acid sequence: MSEQAAASLDAPEVFTDKATLRRVITASSLGTLFEWYDFYLYGSLAVFFGGKFFPAQNETAQLLASLATFGAGFGVRPLGALVFGHIGDLIGRKYTFLVTMATMGLSTALVGLLPTYEHIGIWATIILVLLRLLQGLALGGEYGGAATYVAEHVPDARRGYYTSYIQTTATLGFFASMAIIGATRWIMGEEGFKNGTGHLISGWRIPFLLSFILLAVSLYIRVKMQESPLFAKLKKAGSVSKNPLKESFTNPVNLRYVLLALFGATAGQGVVWYTGQFYALTFLQAVLKVHWLPAYLIISVALLFGAPLFLFFGHLSDKVGRKKVMLWGCLLAALTYVPIYMAMRYFVPALQPGQKVVELAAIPAFNLVMLMGLVFIQIIYVTMVYGPIAAFLVELFPTNVRYTSMSLPYHLGNGWFGGFLPLIATALTASAMAKEAFGSGAIYAGLIYPIGIALLTLVVGALFIKETRGHKIDTAIRVDATVQELFDWVAVLAAMGIGFILLLQWNSDFLVDIAARKGIFYAVWNNLWYPLIGAMALWALPVLFFRLEFDRLPALGMVLACQALTALFSYRLYLAFTTMGGMWKFFAFTFVLGIYTIVLAGGYAFGKGRPRMAS
- a CDS encoding metallopeptidase family protein, encoding MQMTRRRFEHVVARALELIPEEFKPYLEGLPVVVEDEPSLELREAMGIPEEETLLGLFTGPALDEEMPGSGELPARITVYRLPHLEEADNILDLELEVARTVLHEVAHRFGIGEDRLGDLGLD
- a CDS encoding class I SAM-dependent methyltransferase; translation: MPYAFERVQRDSDGGEVARLEAQNLLFEKARPLDQLPPTAPDGAILDLGSGTGFWSLRLAARVPEGSITCLDRSGELLALARKRLDLPGVPRASFLLQDLRALDLPERAFDLVFTSVTLAHVRELGEVLPRLARTLKPGGWIACFEPVQQARRFSDIHPPCPNLDFLMDRLLDVVEARGSDLSVGLKIAHHLERLGLAETELRNYGSALHGEDALLCIQEVFLPLAWAYLRHRWEPGLLERRLEAAAREAPTPHLWLDFRRAVVLARRPG
- a CDS encoding 3-oxoacid CoA-transferase subunit B encodes the protein MDYVPDKDVIARRIARIFRSGDVVNLGIGLPTLVVNHLPAGVSIILQSENGLMGLGPAPPPGQEDRDMVNAGGAPITVQPGGCFFDSAASFGIIRGGHVDYTVLGVLEVDQEGNLANYKVPGKMVPGMGGAMDLTTGARKVIAATLHFEPTGASRLRRRCSLPLTAAREVDLVVTDLGLFEVRDGRFLLRECLGPYPPDWIRERTDADIDVADGAWPA
- a CDS encoding CoA transferase subunit A, which codes for MFDKPILSPAEAASKIRDGQVLMSGGFMGCGAPQTLIHALRARNLKDLTLISTDTAMHDLKSGRVTGIGHLVQDRAFRRIIASHIGLNQETQRQMNAGETVVDLVPQGTLAERIRAGGAGLGGFLTPTGIGTEVADGKQVITVGERAFLLELPLRADVAIIKAKVGDRAGNLAYAGTARNFNPMMATAADLVIAEVEELVDIGALDPNHVHTPSIFVDFLVMAERLEM